The following coding sequences lie in one Apium graveolens cultivar Ventura chromosome 3, ASM990537v1, whole genome shotgun sequence genomic window:
- the LOC141714781 gene encoding uncharacterized protein LOC141714781, producing the protein MEANTLDTMKSTGEANTLAAMKPNSDGNTILRLNGLGQNLNRITIATLQDKHIMAVVRNNQKQIYLPILKEDVIFLISNFKLVPGPKQYKSIDAEHSIIFYYKTKIAKSPDTNVIPHYKFELIPFSDIKKLVGNINMLIDVIGLVKTYGQIERRNNRAQKMDVLLTDSSLSSHFQANSSQNLCYSHMSENIVLTLREDRAKQFVILLPACKGDPVFVVVTGLLAKKFSAEASLSSTDATRYYINIDYAPLTCLKDELAVITNNKTEPLPPPKIEHFVTPTGESIPELSISSILETLIPPGTLAMRCICHAKIISILDGNRWYYNCCPTCPRALRDLNGKFFCLACQEETETLAQR; encoded by the exons ATGGAAGCTAACACTCTTGATACTATGAAATCCACCGGCGAAGCAAATACCCTTGCTGCTATGAAACCAAATTCAGATGGAAATACCATTCTG CGATTGAATGGGTTAGGCCAAAATCTAAACCGTATAACAATTGCAACCTTGCAGGACAAACATATAATGGCAGTTGTGCGCAACAACCAAAAACAAATATATCTCCCCATCCTCAAGGAGGACGTAATTTTTTTAATCTCAAACTTCAAGCTTGTGCCTGGACCAAAGCAATACAAATCGATTGATGCAGAACACTCAATCATCTTTTACTATAAAACGAAGATTGCAAAGTCTCCTGACACTAATGTCATACCGCACTACAAATTCGAGTTGATCCCTTTCAGTGATATCAAGAAGCTGGTTGGAAACATCAATATGTTGATAG ATGTGATCGGACTGGTTAAGACCTATGGACAGATAGAGCGAAGGAATAATAGGGCTCAGAAGATGGACGTCCTCTTGACTGATTCAAG TCTAAGCAGTCACTTTCAGGCAAACTCATCACAAAATCTTTGTTATTCCCACATGAGTGAGAATATTGTGTTGACATTAAGGGAGGATAGGGCAAAACAATTCGTGATATTGCTACCAGCTTGCAAGGGCGACCCTGTATTTGTGGTAGTCACAGGCTTACTGGCCAAGAAATTTTCAG CGGAGGCTTCACTGTCCAGTACTGATGCGACGCGCTACTACATCAACATAGACTATGCTCCACTTACTTGCTTGAAGGATGAACTTGCAGTGATTACCAATAACAAAACAGAGCCACTACCACCACCAAAGATCGAGCACTTTGTTACACCAACAGGAGAGAGCATCCCCGAGTTATCCATAAGCTCCATCCTGGAAACACTTATTCCACCAGGAACTCTG GCTATGCGCTGCATCTGCCATGCGAAAATTATTTCAATCCTTGATGGCAATAGATGGTACTATAACTGCTGCCCCACATGCCCTCGCGCTCTCAGGGATCTAAATGGAAAATTTTTCTGCCTAGCATGCCAGGAGGAGACAGAAACACTGGCTCAACGGTAA